One Streptomyces sp. NBC_01237 genomic region harbors:
- a CDS encoding phosphotransferase enzyme family protein, translating to MNEMRAREVLTAAGLSGGAELLALGENAVFGVGDLVVKVGRDATAHPELRERADREVAVAQWLAASGVPAVRAAEPKARLVEGHPVTLWHRLPDAVRPAEPRDLAPLLSLVHALPSPAGLALPRRELLGGVERWLRLAGDTIDPADADYLRERRDGFAAAAAALVPHLPPGPIHGDALPRNIHIGPEGPVLVDLETFSTDLREHDLVVLALSRDRYGLPAQAYDAFTAAYGWDVREWDGCAVLRGARETASCAWVSQHAPANPKALAEFRRRVASLRDGDSEVRWYPF from the coding sequence ATGAACGAGATGCGTGCGCGCGAGGTACTGACCGCTGCCGGACTGTCCGGCGGTGCGGAGCTGCTCGCGCTGGGCGAGAACGCGGTGTTCGGCGTCGGCGATCTGGTCGTCAAGGTCGGCCGGGACGCCACGGCGCACCCGGAGCTACGGGAGCGCGCCGACCGGGAAGTGGCGGTCGCCCAGTGGCTCGCCGCGTCCGGCGTCCCCGCCGTGCGGGCGGCCGAGCCGAAGGCCCGCCTGGTCGAGGGCCACCCCGTGACGTTGTGGCACCGGCTCCCCGACGCCGTACGCCCCGCCGAGCCGCGGGACCTCGCGCCGCTGCTCTCGCTCGTGCACGCACTGCCTTCCCCGGCCGGACTCGCCCTGCCGCGCCGTGAGCTGCTCGGCGGCGTCGAGCGCTGGCTGCGGCTCGCGGGCGACACGATCGATCCGGCCGACGCCGACTATCTGCGCGAGCGCCGCGACGGCTTCGCGGCGGCCGCGGCCGCACTGGTCCCGCATCTGCCGCCGGGGCCGATCCATGGCGACGCCCTCCCCCGTAACATCCACATCGGTCCGGAAGGCCCCGTTCTGGTCGACCTGGAGACGTTCTCCACCGATCTGCGGGAACACGACCTGGTCGTCCTCGCCCTGTCCCGGGACCGCTACGGCCTGCCCGCGCAGGCGTACGACGCCTTCACCGCGGCGTACGGATGGGACGTACGGGAGTGGGACGGCTGTGCGGTGCTGCGGGGGGCCCGGGAGACCGCGAGCTGTGCCTGGGTCTCCCAGCACGCTCCGGCCAACCCGAAGGCCCTCGCCGAGTTCCGGCGGAGGGTGGCGTCCTTGCGCGACGGCGACTCCGAGGTGCGCTGGTACCCGTTCTGA
- a CDS encoding carbohydrate ABC transporter permease, translating to MNPIHIGEEVEFVTLPTATKRSGPRGPRGGQDGRAGRAARDRATWFLVLPALIPILILSVGPLLYGIALAFTDAQSGRTRSTQWIGALNFQDLLHDTLFWDSFRIGLLWAVGVTVPQFFLALGLALLLNEKLRMRWLARALAIIPWAMPEVVVGIMWRLVYNPDAGILNKTIRDLGLGDGRDWLTGLATALPAVILVGIWAGMPQTTVALLAGLQNTPHELHEAAALDGAGAWRRFRTVTWPALKPVALSITALNFIWNFNAFALVYVLTSGGPGGRTRLPMLFAYEEAFRYGQFGYAAAMGCVMVAVISVILACYLAGRLRRGEDT from the coding sequence ATGAATCCCATCCATATAGGCGAAGAGGTCGAATTCGTGACATTGCCGACCGCGACGAAGCGGTCCGGTCCACGCGGCCCGCGTGGCGGACAGGACGGCCGGGCCGGACGGGCAGCCCGGGACCGGGCCACCTGGTTCCTGGTGCTGCCCGCGCTCATCCCGATCCTGATCCTCAGTGTCGGACCGCTGCTCTACGGCATCGCGCTGGCCTTCACCGACGCCCAGTCGGGCCGCACCCGGTCCACGCAGTGGATCGGCGCACTCAACTTCCAGGACCTGCTCCACGACACCCTGTTCTGGGACTCGTTCCGGATCGGCCTGCTGTGGGCGGTCGGCGTCACCGTCCCGCAGTTCTTCCTGGCGCTCGGCCTCGCCCTCCTGCTCAACGAGAAACTGCGGATGCGCTGGCTGGCGAGGGCGCTGGCGATCATCCCCTGGGCCATGCCCGAGGTCGTCGTCGGCATCATGTGGCGCCTCGTCTACAACCCGGACGCGGGCATCCTCAACAAGACCATCCGTGATCTGGGGCTCGGCGACGGCCGGGACTGGCTGACCGGACTGGCCACCGCGCTGCCCGCCGTGATCCTGGTCGGCATCTGGGCGGGCATGCCGCAGACCACCGTCGCCCTGCTGGCCGGCCTCCAGAACACCCCGCACGAACTCCACGAGGCCGCCGCCCTCGACGGCGCGGGAGCCTGGCGCCGGTTCCGTACCGTCACCTGGCCCGCCCTGAAGCCGGTCGCGCTCTCCATCACCGCCCTCAACTTCATCTGGAACTTCAACGCCTTCGCCCTGGTCTACGTCCTGACCAGCGGCGGTCCCGGCGGCCGCACCCGGCTGCCGATGCTCTTCGCCTACGAAGAGGCTTTCCGCTACGGACAGTTCGGCTACGCCGCCGCGATGGGGTGTGTGATGGTCGCGGTGATCTCCGTGATCCTCGCCTGCTACCTCGCCGGCCGGCTCAGGAGAGGCGAGGACACATGA
- a CDS encoding carbohydrate ABC transporter permease, translating into MSLRTSRSARAGQYMALLAYLIFLAFPFLWLISTAFKPARELGSLHPTWIPENPTLDNFRQAFDEQPLLQAAANSLFAAVCAALIAVVIATPMAYVMARHRGRLSTAATGWVVISQAFPFVLVIIPLFLILKNLHLINTLWGLIMVYVVWSLPFALWMLAGYVRAVPPELEEAAAVDGAGRLRILVSVVAPLLAPGIVATALFAFITAWNEFFFALVLLKTPEKQTLPVVLTHFLGAEGVADLGPLAAAAFLATLPSLVLFAVIQKRITGGMTAGAVKS; encoded by the coding sequence ATGAGCCTCCGTACCAGCAGGTCCGCGCGCGCCGGGCAGTACATGGCGCTCCTGGCCTATCTGATCTTCCTGGCGTTCCCGTTCCTCTGGCTGATCTCCACGGCCTTCAAGCCCGCCCGCGAACTGGGCTCGCTCCACCCCACCTGGATTCCCGAGAATCCGACCCTGGACAACTTCCGGCAGGCATTCGACGAACAGCCGCTGCTCCAGGCCGCCGCCAACTCCCTGTTCGCCGCCGTCTGCGCCGCTCTGATCGCGGTCGTCATCGCGACCCCCATGGCCTATGTGATGGCCCGCCACCGGGGCCGGCTGTCGACCGCGGCGACCGGCTGGGTCGTGATCAGCCAGGCGTTCCCGTTCGTCCTGGTGATCATCCCGCTCTTCCTGATCCTCAAGAACCTGCATCTGATCAACACCCTGTGGGGGCTGATCATGGTGTACGTCGTGTGGTCGCTGCCCTTCGCCCTGTGGATGCTGGCCGGTTACGTGCGGGCCGTGCCGCCCGAACTGGAGGAGGCCGCCGCTGTCGACGGGGCGGGCAGGCTGCGGATACTCGTCTCGGTCGTCGCCCCGCTGCTCGCCCCCGGGATCGTCGCCACCGCACTCTTCGCGTTCATCACCGCATGGAACGAGTTCTTCTTCGCGCTCGTCCTGCTCAAGACACCGGAGAAGCAGACCTTGCCGGTCGTACTCACCCACTTCCTCGGCGCGGAGGGTGTGGCCGACCTCGGACCGCTCGCCGCCGCCGCGTTCCTCGCCACCCTCCCCTCCCTCGTCCTCTTCGCGGTCATCCAGAAGCGGATCACGGGCGGCATGACGGCCGGGGCGGTGAAGAGCTGA
- a CDS encoding ABC transporter substrate-binding protein, producing MRALRRAATAAATALALLLTGCSGGGDGTDADGTIRLSFQSLAWQKESVDANRQLVKEWNAAHPDIQVDYVQGSWDNVHDQLLTSFEGGEAPDIIHDASDDLADFAYGGYLADLRTLLPERLTTDIPEQSWRTATFDGGVYGVPFLQEPKVLIANTKIIKASGVRVPTPAEPWSWEEFRRVTEKLTGKGTYGVAWPLKEPVSVTLNLGLSAGGRLFHRAADGKVTIRFDEGDRVVPGTIHDQVNTDRSAARTALGMGGSDTLPGFFGGKYAMVPLGFSYRQQVVEQAPEGFEWTVLPTPAGSAGPLQGVSPQTLSVAEDSPHKREAVRFIDFLLQPRNVVRLAKGDWMLPTGTEALADPALRTEKNGWATGTALAEGLRPAPAQSVRGYPEWKDKVATPALQEYYSGAIDTGELKKRLVEDGNRVLARYQR from the coding sequence ATGCGTGCGCTCCGCAGGGCGGCCACCGCCGCGGCCACCGCCCTGGCCCTGCTCCTCACCGGCTGCTCCGGCGGCGGAGACGGTACGGACGCGGACGGCACGATCAGGCTGAGCTTCCAGTCGCTGGCCTGGCAGAAGGAGTCCGTCGACGCCAACAGACAACTGGTGAAGGAGTGGAACGCGGCCCACCCCGACATCCAGGTGGACTACGTCCAGGGCAGCTGGGACAACGTCCACGACCAGTTGCTCACCTCCTTCGAGGGGGGCGAGGCTCCCGACATCATCCACGACGCCTCCGACGACCTCGCCGACTTCGCGTACGGGGGCTATCTCGCCGATCTGCGCACGCTGCTGCCCGAGCGGCTGACCACGGACATCCCGGAACAGTCCTGGCGGACCGCGACCTTCGACGGCGGCGTGTACGGCGTCCCGTTCCTCCAGGAACCGAAGGTCCTGATCGCCAACACCAAGATCATCAAGGCGTCCGGGGTCCGGGTCCCGACCCCCGCCGAGCCATGGAGCTGGGAGGAGTTCCGCCGGGTCACCGAGAAGCTGACGGGCAAGGGCACCTACGGTGTCGCCTGGCCGCTGAAGGAACCGGTGTCCGTCACCCTGAACCTGGGACTCTCGGCCGGTGGCAGGCTCTTCCACCGCGCCGCGGACGGAAAGGTCACCATCAGGTTCGACGAGGGCGACCGCGTGGTCCCCGGAACCATCCATGACCAGGTCAACACCGACCGCAGTGCCGCCCGCACGGCACTCGGTATGGGGGGATCGGACACCCTGCCCGGATTCTTCGGCGGCAAGTACGCGATGGTGCCGCTGGGGTTCTCCTACCGCCAGCAGGTCGTGGAGCAGGCCCCCGAGGGTTTCGAGTGGACCGTCCTGCCCACCCCGGCCGGCAGCGCCGGTCCGCTCCAGGGGGTGAGCCCGCAGACGCTCTCGGTCGCCGAGGACAGCCCGCACAAGCGGGAAGCCGTGCGGTTCATCGACTTCCTGCTCCAGCCGCGGAACGTGGTGCGGCTCGCCAAGGGCGACTGGATGCTCCCCACCGGCACCGAGGCGCTGGCCGATCCCGCCCTGCGCACCGAGAAGAACGGCTGGGCGACCGGCACCGCGCTCGCCGAGGGGCTGCGCCCGGCGCCCGCGCAGTCCGTACGCGGCTACCCCGAGTGGAAGGACAAGGTGGCGACCCCCGCGCTCCAGGAGTACTACAGCGGGGCGATCGACACCGGCGAGCTGAAGAAACGCCTGGTCGAGGACGGTAACCGGGTCCTGGCCCGCTATCAGCGCTGA